TTGGCTTTTCGTAATACTCGCGGCGGCGCATCTCCTTCTTGATGCCGCTTCGTTCCACCAGTTTGCGGAAGCGGCGAACTGCCTCTTGGATCGACTCGCGATCCCGGACATTCAACTTAACCACACGTCCTCCTTTTTTCGGGCAATCGAATTGGTAAAGCTCGCGGCATGGCCTCCCGATTTAGGCCGGTCGCGAAGCCGGTTGGGAATCGGTTAGTCTACACGCTCAGCGCTAGCGCTGTCTATTGCGCATCGGCAAAAATCGGGCCGTTTCATTGGCCCTTTGGCCGCCCGTTGGCCCCGTCGGCTCTTATTCCGTCCGGGCGGATCGCGTTGGCAGTCGCGAGCCGGCAGATTTAGCGGCAGCGGAACATTCGGTGATGACCTCGCCGGAAAAAATTGCCCAATCGTCGCCATTTGACCGTCGATTTGCTCGGCCGGTGAATCTAGCGCCGCCCGGCTGCCGATGCGTGACGAAGGTTCGGTTGGAGTTCTGGGCGCTGACGCCTCCGGCTCGCCGACTTCCGACCTCCAACCACTGACCTCCGACTTCCGCAACTTTGGAGATTCCGCGAATATGACCGACCGCTCGCCTGCCCGCCCCGAGTTATTGACCGAGTTGGAGGACCGCCAAGAGCAGGTCTTGCGCCAGCTCGATGAACTGAACCAGCGAATCGAGCAGGCCGTATCGTTAAACCGATTGCATTTGCCGTTGTCTACCGTGAGCTTTCCACCTAGAATTGGAGGCAGTTGAGAGATTTCGCTGATTTCTTGCTTCACTATCCCAACGCAGCCATGAACGCCGACCCGCAATTTGGCTTCCGCTATCGGACGGCTGTGTTGTTCACCCACCCGCCGGACTGCTGCTAACAAACGCGCAGCGTTGACCGGCTTCTCTGGCGGCTCCTCCTGGCGAGCAACTGCCGCTGCCGCCGGATCGGTTTCAGCGGTCCAGCCGCGGTGATCCAGCGCCGCACAAGTGCCGCGGCGAAATGGTCTAGTTTTCGTCCTTTGTCCTTCAACCTTCGTAATTGATCTATGCGTCGCAACGACATCCGCAATATCGCCATCATCGCCCACGTCGACCACGGGAAGACCACGCTCGTAGATTGCCTTTTGCGGCAAAGCGGCGAGTTCCGCGCGAGCCAATTGGTTGGGGATTGCATCCTCGATTCCAACGAGTTGGAGCGCGAGCGGGGAATCACCATCCTCGCCAAGAACATCGCCATGCACTACAAGGACGTGAAGATCAACCTCATCGACACGCCCGGGCACGCCGATTTCGGCGGCGAGGTCGAGCGCGTGCTGCGGATGGCGGACGGGGCGCTGGTGCTCATCGACGCGGCCGAGGGGCCGATGCCGCAGACCCGCTTCGTGCTTCAGAAGGCGCTCGAATGCCACTTGCAGCCGATCGTGGTGATCAACAAGATCGATCGCCCCGACGCTCGGCCGGATGAAGTGCTGAACGAAGCGTTCGAGCTGTTCCTCGAACTTGGCGCCAGCGACGAGCTGGCCGATTTCCCGTATATCTTCGCCACTGGCCGCGGCGGCTATGCGACCCACGATCCGAGCCAACCCGGCGATTCGATCCACCCGCTCTTGGACATGGTGCTCGAGCGCGTGCCGGGACCGGAGGTCGATCCCGATTCGCCGCTCCAGATGCTCGTCACCACGCTCGATTGGTCAGACTACGTCGGCCGGATCGCCATCGGGCGAATCCAGTCGAGCACAGTCCGCCGTGGAGAGCAAGTCGCGCTCATGCAGGCCCACGGCGAGGTCGTGAATTCCAAGGTGACGGAGCTGTATTTGTTCGACAAGCTCGGTCGGACCGAGGTCGAAGAAGCCACCGCCGGCGACATCGCGGCGATTGTCGGGCTACCGGATGTCGAAATCGGTGACACGGTGAGCTGTATCGAGAACCCACGCGCGTTGCCGCGGCTGGCCGTCGATGAGCCGACGCTGCAGATGGTGTTCGCGGTGAACACCTCGCCGCTCGCGGGCCGATCGGGCAAATACGTGACCACCCGCCACCTTCGCGACCGGTTGATGAAGGAATTGGAGCGCAACGTCGCCCTGCGAGTCGAGCCGATTGAAGGGACCGAGATGTTCGCTGTCTCGGGGCGCGGGCTGTTGCACCTCGGCGTGCTCATCGAGACGATGCGCCGCGAGGGATATGAACTCTCGATTGGCAAGCCG
The Pirellulales bacterium DNA segment above includes these coding regions:
- the rpsU gene encoding 30S ribosomal protein S21, with the translated sequence MVKLNVRDRESIQEAVRRFRKLVERSGIKKEMRRREYYEKPSETRRRARLRAERRSRRTRLLGA
- the typA gene encoding translational GTPase TypA, which encodes MRRNDIRNIAIIAHVDHGKTTLVDCLLRQSGEFRASQLVGDCILDSNELERERGITILAKNIAMHYKDVKINLIDTPGHADFGGEVERVLRMADGALVLIDAAEGPMPQTRFVLQKALECHLQPIVVINKIDRPDARPDEVLNEAFELFLELGASDELADFPYIFATGRGGYATHDPSQPGDSIHPLLDMVLERVPGPEVDPDSPLQMLVTTLDWSDYVGRIAIGRIQSSTVRRGEQVALMQAHGEVVNSKVTELYLFDKLGRTEVEEATAGDIAAIVGLPDVEIGDTVSCIENPRALPRLAVDEPTLQMVFAVNTSPLAGRSGKYVTTRHLRDRLMKELERNVALRVEPIEGTEMFAVSGRGLLHLGVLIETMRREGYELSIGKPRVITRQVGGITEEPFESLVVEVPHEKMGPVMEMVGARRGRMIEMHNRGEYAHLLFSIPARGLIGLRTRLLNATQGTAIMHHRFECYRPLEGEITGRGNGVLVSMVAGRTVAFGLDGLQDRADMFVGPGEEVYEGMIVGENARTGDMTVNPTKEKKLSNMRATGSDRNILLKPPRQLNLEAALEYIEEDELVEVTPGKIRLRKILRAEHERRKEARRRA